In a single window of the Cucumis melo cultivar AY chromosome 11, USDA_Cmelo_AY_1.0, whole genome shotgun sequence genome:
- the LOC103502127 gene encoding probable serine/threonine-protein kinase WNK11 isoform X2, whose amino-acid sequence MPAENSIPYDRDAEPFVEVDPTGRFGRYDDLLGSGAVKKVYRAFDQEEGIEVAWNQVRLRNFSGDPVFINRLRSEVQLLSTLNNKYIIVCYSVWNDDEHNTLNFITEVCTSGNLRDYRKKHRHVSIKALKKWSKQVLEGLDYLHTHEPCIIHRDLNCSNIFVNGNIGQVKIGDLGFAAIVGRSHAAHSIIGTPEYMAPELYEEDYTEMVDIYSFAMCLLEMVTMEIPYSECDSVAKIYKKVTTGIKPQAITKVTDDEVRAFIEKCIAQPRARPSASELLKDPFFDEVRDEDSEQTS is encoded by the exons ATGCCAGCTGAAAACTCAATTCCATATGATCGAGATGCAGAGCCCTTTGTTGAGGTCGATCCAACTGGAAGGTTTGGACGATATGATGATCTTCTTGGGTCTGGAGCCGTAAAGAAAGTTTATAGGGCATTTGATCAGGAGGAAGGAATAGAGGTTGCTTGGAATCAAGTTCGATTGAGAAATTTTAGTGGGGACCCAGTGTTCATCAACCGTTTGAGATCTGAGGTTCAGCTGCTGAGCACTTTGAACAACAAATATATCATTGTTTGTTACAGTGTTTGGAATGATGATGAGCATAATACGTTGAATTTTATCACCGAGGTGTGCACATCAGGAAATCTAAGGGATTATCGTAAGAAACATCGACATGTGTCAATTAAGGCCTTGAAAAAATGGTCAAAGCAAGTACTCGAGGGATTGGATTATCTTCATACTCATGAGCCTTGCATTATTCACAGAGACCTCAATTGCAGTAACATTTTTGTCAATGGGAATATTGGCCAG GTTAAAATAGGTGATCTAGGGTTTGCAGCTATAGTTGGCAGGAGCCATGCTGCACATTCAATCATAGGCACACCCGAGTATATGGCACCAGAGCTGTATGAGGAAGACTACACAGAGATGGTGGATATATACTCCTTTGCAATGTGTTTGCTCGAGATGGTTACTATGGAGATACCATACAGTGAATGCGATAGTGTTGCCAAGATATACAAGAAGGTAACAACTGGAATTAAGCCCCAAGCAATAACAAAAGTAACTGATGATGAAGTCAGAGCTTTCATTGAGAAGTGCATTGCGCAGCCAAGAGCAAGACCTTCCGCCTCTGAACTTCTCAAGGATCCCTTCTTCGATGAAGTCAGAGACGAAGATTCTGAACAGACTTCATAA
- the LOC103502127 gene encoding probable serine/threonine-protein kinase WNK11 isoform X1 yields MMPAENSIPYDRDAEPFVEVDPTGRFGRYDDLLGSGAVKKVYRAFDQEEGIEVAWNQVRLRNFSGDPVFINRLRSEVQLLSTLNNKYIIVCYSVWNDDEHNTLNFITEVCTSGNLRDYRKKHRHVSIKALKKWSKQVLEGLDYLHTHEPCIIHRDLNCSNIFVNGNIGQVKIGDLGFAAIVGRSHAAHSIIGTPEYMAPELYEEDYTEMVDIYSFAMCLLEMVTMEIPYSECDSVAKIYKKVTTGIKPQAITKVTDDEVRAFIEKCIAQPRARPSASELLKDPFFDEVRDEDSEQTS; encoded by the exons ATG ATGCCAGCTGAAAACTCAATTCCATATGATCGAGATGCAGAGCCCTTTGTTGAGGTCGATCCAACTGGAAGGTTTGGACGATATGATGATCTTCTTGGGTCTGGAGCCGTAAAGAAAGTTTATAGGGCATTTGATCAGGAGGAAGGAATAGAGGTTGCTTGGAATCAAGTTCGATTGAGAAATTTTAGTGGGGACCCAGTGTTCATCAACCGTTTGAGATCTGAGGTTCAGCTGCTGAGCACTTTGAACAACAAATATATCATTGTTTGTTACAGTGTTTGGAATGATGATGAGCATAATACGTTGAATTTTATCACCGAGGTGTGCACATCAGGAAATCTAAGGGATTATCGTAAGAAACATCGACATGTGTCAATTAAGGCCTTGAAAAAATGGTCAAAGCAAGTACTCGAGGGATTGGATTATCTTCATACTCATGAGCCTTGCATTATTCACAGAGACCTCAATTGCAGTAACATTTTTGTCAATGGGAATATTGGCCAG GTTAAAATAGGTGATCTAGGGTTTGCAGCTATAGTTGGCAGGAGCCATGCTGCACATTCAATCATAGGCACACCCGAGTATATGGCACCAGAGCTGTATGAGGAAGACTACACAGAGATGGTGGATATATACTCCTTTGCAATGTGTTTGCTCGAGATGGTTACTATGGAGATACCATACAGTGAATGCGATAGTGTTGCCAAGATATACAAGAAGGTAACAACTGGAATTAAGCCCCAAGCAATAACAAAAGTAACTGATGATGAAGTCAGAGCTTTCATTGAGAAGTGCATTGCGCAGCCAAGAGCAAGACCTTCCGCCTCTGAACTTCTCAAGGATCCCTTCTTCGATGAAGTCAGAGACGAAGATTCTGAACAGACTTCATAA
- the LOC103502128 gene encoding heterogeneous nuclear ribonucleoprotein 1 isoform X1, whose amino-acid sequence MQTDSGKLFVGGISWDTDEDRLKEYFNAYGDVVEAVIMKDRTTGRGRGFGFIVFADPSVADRVIREKHNIDGRMVEAKRAVPRNDQNIVGRTSGSINVSPGPGRTRKIFVGGLASTVTESEFKNYFDQFGTITDVVVMYDHNTLRPRGFGFITYDSEEAVEKVLIKTFHELNGKMVEVKRAVPKELSPGPSRSPLGGYNYGQSRVNSFLNGYTQGYSSSTIGGYGVRMDGRFSPVSSGRSVFTPFGSGYGMGVNFDIGLNPGYGGNSNFANNLNYGRGLSPYYTGNSDRFGNIGYESGNGGNSSFFSSATQNLWGSGGLNNGTNSANSNAHLGSASGGSIGGTGFANSGVSWGSSGISSQGGGNNVFSNSGNLNYGGVDSSYSLGAGGYGRNSGTALPPTSSFPTSTVGFDGPFADFYSAGYGDPTWRSSNFERDGSGPFGYGLGSAASDVSARSSPGFIGGHSVNRRQSNRGNTT is encoded by the exons ATGCAAACCGATAGTGGAAAATTATTTGTTGGTGGAATATCTTGGGATACTGATGAAGACCGTCTTAAAGAGTATTTCAATGCATATGGTGATGTTGTAGAAGCTGTCATTATGAAGGATCGGACCACAGGTCGTGGTCGAGGCTTTGGCTTCATTGTTTTTGCTGATCCAAGTGTTGCAGATAGAGTTATAAGGGAGAAGCATAATATTGATGGAAGAATG GTTGAGGCTAAAAGGGCTGTTCCTAGGAATGATCAGAACATTGTAGGTAGAACCAGTGGTAGCATTAATGTTTCTCCTGGTCCTGGACGCACTCGAAAGATATTTGTTGGGGGGTTAGCATCTACTGTTACAGAGAGTGAATTCAAGAATTATTTTGATCAATTTGGGACAATAACAGATGTTGTGGTGATGTACGACCACAATACTCTTCGACCCAGAGGATTTGGGTTTATTACATATGATTCTGAAGAAGCAGTAGAGAAAGTTCTTATCAAGACTTTCCATGAATTGAATGGCAAAATGGTTGAAGTCAAGCGTGCAGTTCCCAAAGAGTTGTCTCCAGGCCCCAGCCGTAGTCCACTTGGTGGATACAATTATGGTCAGAGTAGGGTTAATAGCTTCCTTAATGGTTACACTCAGGGTTACAGTTCAAGTACAATTGGAGGCTATGGTGTTAGAATGGATGGTAGATTTAGTCCAGTTTCTAGTGGTCGAAGTGTATTCACTCCATTTGGTTCAGGTTATGGAATGGGTGTGAACTTTGATATTGGCTTAAACCCAGGGTATGGGGGAAATTCTAATTTCGCCAATAATCTCAACTATGGACGGGGACTGAGCCCTTATTATACTGGTAACTCAGATAGATTTGGCAATATAGGATATGAAAGTGGCAATGGAGGAAACTCGTCCTTCTTCAGCTCAGCAACTCAAAACTTGTGGGGAAGTGGAGGGCTCAACAATGGAACAAACTCTGCAAATTCCAATGCTCATTTGGGATCAGCAAGCGGTGGCAGCATTGGGGGAACTGGATTTGCCAATTCTGGAGTTAGCTGGGGTAGTTCGGGAATTTCGTCTCAAGGTGGAGGAAACAATGTTTTTAGTAACTCTGGGAATCTTAATTATGGAGGTGTTGATAGTAGTTATAGTCTAGGAGCTGGAGGGTATGGGAGGAACAGTGGTACTGCTTTGCCTCCAACATCATCATTTCCTACCTCAACTGTCGGTTTTGACGGCCCCTTTGCTGATTTCTACAGTGCCGGTTATGGTGATCCCACGTGGCGTTCTTCCAATTTTGAAAGAGATGGATCTGGACCCTTTGGTTATGGGCTCGGCAGTGCTGCTTCGGATGTCTCAGCCAGAAGCTCTCCTGGTTTTATTGGTGGTCATAGTGTTAATAGGAGGCAGTCAAACAGAG GAAACACTACCTAG
- the LOC103502126 gene encoding thymidine kinase — MESCRSSLSLTSSNADAIRPESSHRLTGEVHVIIGPMFAGKTTALLRRIKSASNSGKNVVMIKSSKDTRYAVDSVVTHDGAKFPCWALPHLSSFRQKFGEDAYNELDVIGVDEAQFFDDLYDFCCNVADRDGKIIVVAGLDGDYLRRSFGSVLDVVPLADTVTKLTARCELCGKRAFFTLRKTEETKTELIAGADVYMPVCRHHYATGQEVIQSSKNVMGSRTITSNLEALPSLI, encoded by the exons ATGGAGTCCTGCAGGAGTTCACTTTCGTTGACCTCCTCCAACGCCGACGCCATTAGACCAGAATCTTCTCATCGCCTTACCGGTGAAGTACATGTCATCATCGGCCCTATGTTTGCTGGAAAAACCACGGCGCTCCTCCGCCGGATCAAATCCGCGAGCAACAGTGGCAA GAACGTGGTGATGATCAAGTCAAGTAAAGACACAAGATACGCCGTAGATTCAGTAGTAACACATGATGGGGCCAAATTTCCATGCTGGGCTCTCCCACATCTTTCATCTTTTCGTCAGAAATTCGGAGAAGATGCTTATAATGAG CTGGACGTGATTGGTGTTGATGAAGCTCAATTTTTCGATGATCTCTATGATTTTTGCTGCAATGTTGCTGATAGAGATGGTAAAATCATTGTTGTTGCTGGCTTAGACGGAGATTACTTAAG GAGGAGTTTTGGTTCAGTGCTTGATGTTGTTCCTCTGGCTGATACAGTAACAAAGTTGACAGCTAGATGTGAACTTTGTGGGAAAAGAGCTTTTTTTACATTGAGAAAAACAGAGGAGACAAAGACCGAGCTTATCGCTGGGGCTGATGTGTATATGCCTGTGTGCCGCCATCACTATGCCACTGGACAAGAAGTCATACAATCTTCGAAGAATGTTATGGGATCTCGAACTATTACCTCAAATCTAGAGGCACTTCCTTCACTTATCTAA
- the LOC103502128 gene encoding heterogeneous nuclear ribonucleoprotein 1 isoform X2: protein MQTDSGKLFVGGISWDTDEDRLKEYFNAYGDVVEAVIMKDRTTGRGRGFGFIVFADPSVADRVIREKHNIDGRMVEAKRAVPRNDQNIVGRTSGSINVSPGPGRTRKIFVGGLASTVTESEFKNYFDQFGTITDVVVMYDHNTLRPRGFGFITYDSEEAVEKVLIKTFHELNGKMVEVKRAVPKELSPGPSRSPLGGYNYGQSRVNSFLNGYTQGYSSSTIGGYGVRMDGRFSPVSSGRSVFTPFGSGYGMGVNFDIGLNPGYGGNSNFANNLNYGRGLSPYYTGNSDRFGNIGYESGNGGNSSFFSSATQNLWGSGGLNNGTNSANSNAHLGSASGGSIGGTGFANSGVSWGSSGISSQGGGNNVFSNSGNLNYGGVDSSYSLGAGGYGRNSGTALPPTSSFPTSTVGFDGPFADFYSAGYGDPTWRSSNFERDGSGPFGYGLGSAASDVSARSSPGFIGGHSVNRRQSNRG, encoded by the exons ATGCAAACCGATAGTGGAAAATTATTTGTTGGTGGAATATCTTGGGATACTGATGAAGACCGTCTTAAAGAGTATTTCAATGCATATGGTGATGTTGTAGAAGCTGTCATTATGAAGGATCGGACCACAGGTCGTGGTCGAGGCTTTGGCTTCATTGTTTTTGCTGATCCAAGTGTTGCAGATAGAGTTATAAGGGAGAAGCATAATATTGATGGAAGAATG GTTGAGGCTAAAAGGGCTGTTCCTAGGAATGATCAGAACATTGTAGGTAGAACCAGTGGTAGCATTAATGTTTCTCCTGGTCCTGGACGCACTCGAAAGATATTTGTTGGGGGGTTAGCATCTACTGTTACAGAGAGTGAATTCAAGAATTATTTTGATCAATTTGGGACAATAACAGATGTTGTGGTGATGTACGACCACAATACTCTTCGACCCAGAGGATTTGGGTTTATTACATATGATTCTGAAGAAGCAGTAGAGAAAGTTCTTATCAAGACTTTCCATGAATTGAATGGCAAAATGGTTGAAGTCAAGCGTGCAGTTCCCAAAGAGTTGTCTCCAGGCCCCAGCCGTAGTCCACTTGGTGGATACAATTATGGTCAGAGTAGGGTTAATAGCTTCCTTAATGGTTACACTCAGGGTTACAGTTCAAGTACAATTGGAGGCTATGGTGTTAGAATGGATGGTAGATTTAGTCCAGTTTCTAGTGGTCGAAGTGTATTCACTCCATTTGGTTCAGGTTATGGAATGGGTGTGAACTTTGATATTGGCTTAAACCCAGGGTATGGGGGAAATTCTAATTTCGCCAATAATCTCAACTATGGACGGGGACTGAGCCCTTATTATACTGGTAACTCAGATAGATTTGGCAATATAGGATATGAAAGTGGCAATGGAGGAAACTCGTCCTTCTTCAGCTCAGCAACTCAAAACTTGTGGGGAAGTGGAGGGCTCAACAATGGAACAAACTCTGCAAATTCCAATGCTCATTTGGGATCAGCAAGCGGTGGCAGCATTGGGGGAACTGGATTTGCCAATTCTGGAGTTAGCTGGGGTAGTTCGGGAATTTCGTCTCAAGGTGGAGGAAACAATGTTTTTAGTAACTCTGGGAATCTTAATTATGGAGGTGTTGATAGTAGTTATAGTCTAGGAGCTGGAGGGTATGGGAGGAACAGTGGTACTGCTTTGCCTCCAACATCATCATTTCCTACCTCAACTGTCGGTTTTGACGGCCCCTTTGCTGATTTCTACAGTGCCGGTTATGGTGATCCCACGTGGCGTTCTTCCAATTTTGAAAGAGATGGATCTGGACCCTTTGGTTATGGGCTCGGCAGTGCTGCTTCGGATGTCTCAGCCAGAAGCTCTCCTGGTTTTATTGGTGGTCATAGTGTTAATAGGAGGCAGTCAAACAGAGGTTAG